Within the Spirochaetaceae bacterium genome, the region CCATAACCGGCCAATAGTTCGTTAATATAAATAGAGGCCGATGGTATCCCCATACCGGTACCCTGCACCGATATTTTTTGCCCTTTATAATAACCGGTGTACCCTAACATATTACGTACGGTGTTATAACAAGTAGCATCGGTTAAAAAATTTTCGGCAATAAATTTAGCGCGCAAAGGGTCGCCGGGCAATAAAACACTTGGGGCTATATCGCCCAGTTTAGCTTGATTATGAGCTGTCATTTTTACTCTCCTTATAGATAATATCTTTAATAAATTTATGATAAATTAAGGCATACAAGCCGCCAACTAAAACAAAAAGGCAAATGGTTAACACGGCATAACTATGCTCTGGGGCACGTACAAAGATAGGCAAAGCCAGTAAAGCAAAAGTTGTAAGTAAAACCAGCAAAATGGTAACTTGCAGTACTAAGGCAATTAATAAAAATAATAAATTTTTAGCTTTCATCTCTTTTAATGATAGTAACAATTTAAAAACAATTATTACTTGTCCCTATTCCTTATTCTTATCTTTTTTAAAATCTTGTATAAAGCTAATCAGCAAAATAACTACACCAATAGTAACGGCGCTATCGGCGATATTAAAGGTAGGAAAACGCTGCCAGCTTAATATTCTTAAAAGAGGGATATTTTCTAAACCCGATAAACCAAAAAAACGAATATCGATAAAATCTACCACGCCGTCCGGCCTAAAAATACGGTCGATGATATTACCAATCCCGCCGCCAATAATAATAGCTAAAGCCCAGCGTTGCAAAGGGGTAAAACTTTCTTCGTTACTGGGTTTTAGCCGCAGCTTAGCTTTTACTTGGTTAAATTGAGCAGGTGTTAAAATAATGGTAGTAATTAAAATTACCAAAACAATTAAAGGAATAATACTAAAAGCAAAGGTTCTTACACCATCGGGTAAGTTGGCGCCTATCGAAAAAATAACGCCGGGATTACGCACGTGGATAATTTGAAAAAAACCATCAAAGGCGCTAAAATAAATGGTAAGCGGCCACCCCAGCGGAATATTAGCCACAATAAAGGCTTTAGTTAGCTGGTCTATAATAATAATTATAGCCGTTAAAATAAAAGGAAGCGCACGTTTAGCATTAACATTCATTTTTTTTAACACCCCGTTGGTAAATCTATTAAAGTTGTTTCTAAGTTAAAATGGTTCGTAAAATAATTTTTAAAAGCGATAAGACCGGGCATTTCGCTTTGGTAATGGCCGCCGGCCATTACACTAAAATTATTTTCGGCACAAAAGTGATAAAGGCTGTGTTTAACCTCACCGGTAATAATGGCCTCGTAACCCAGCCCGTAAACCTTTTGAAAGATAGTAGTAGCTCCGCCGACAATAACGGCTATCTTAGTTACCTCTTCTTTAAAAGGCCAAATAGTTACCCCTTCGCTGCCGTAAACTTTAGCGGCTAACTCCAGCACATTGGCCGGTTTTTCTAGCTTACCGCCAAAACCAATCCCGTCTATTACCTCTATATCGCTTAACCCGGCCCGGTTGGCCACCGTCATATTATTACCAAAAATAGGGTGAGCATCTAGCGGTAAGTGCATAGCGTATAAAGCTATATTATTTTCAATCAGTTTTTTAATATTATTGTAGTAACTGCCGCTAATAGCTTTACTCGGCTCGCCCCAAAATAAACCATGATGCACAAAAAGTAAATTAGCTTGCTGCTTAACAGCTAAATTGATGGCAGCCGCACTAACATCTAAGGCAAAGGCTACTTTGGTGATGTTGGCCTTTGTATCCCCCAGCTGGATACCGTTTAGGCTTGGGTCGTAACTAAATTTTTCTGCCTCAAAGAGGGTTTTTAACTCTTTATCAAGCTGCTGTAACTTCATTTATTTATCCTTAGAGCAGTTTTATTTTAAAACTACTGGATTGCTTCGCTAACGTTTGCAATAACAAAATAACTTATCTTAAATTTCTATAGTTAGGCCATCGTAGGCGGCGTAAAGGCCCGGCGGTAACTCGTTACTTAGTTTAGCATATTCTACATCGTGGGTAAAGTGGATAAAATAACTTTTATTAGCTTTAATTTTTTGGGCTATCACTATGGCTTCTTCAATGTTAAAGTGGGTGTTATGCGGGCGGTAACGCAAAGCGTTAAGCACCAAAGTATCAATATTACTAAGCAAAGCAAAACTTTCTGTGCTAATATAGCTGGCATCGGTAATAAAAGCCAGCCGGCTGTTCCCGTTAGTGATAAGATAACCCAAAATATCCAGCCCGCCATGCTTAACCGGAATAGGCGTTATGGTAAGCTCGTTAATGCGGATAGAGCCGGTTATCACGTTAAAAGTCATCGCCGGAATACCGCCGCCGGGTTGCTTGGGATTAAAAAAATAATCATAAGTTATTTTTAATTCTTCGATGGTAGCTTGGTTAGCATATAAAGGGATAGTTTTGCCCTGCATTAGCTGGTTAAAGCGGCGCATTTCGTTAAGGCCACTGCTGTGGTCGCAGTGGTTATGGCTTAACAGCACGGCATCAAAGTGAGTTATGTGGTGTTTTAGGGCTTGCTCGCGTAAATCGGGTGAGGCATCTAACAGTAAGCTGGTTTCGCCGCTTGTTAAATAAAGGCCGGTACGCAGCCGTTTATCTTTAGGATTAGCCGATAAACAAACCGGGCAGCTGCAACCAATAACCGGTATACCATCGCTGGTGCCGGTGCCTAAAAATTTAAGAGTTAGCTTACTCATAACTATGGCGCGGGTTTAAAAATTTACGGACTAACTTAGCCATACCGCTGCCTTCGCTGCGGTAATCAATTTTTTCTAACTTGCTCACAATATGCATAACACATTCGCTGGGCCGGCTTTTAGGTTCGGCTACTAAAAAAGGCACTTGCTTACGCACCGATTGGCTAACGACAGGGTCATCATAGATAAAACCTAAATAATCTAGCTTTAAATTTAAAAATTGGCTGGCAATAGCAATCACACGCTGCTGTACTTTTTTAGCCTCCGTTACACTTTGGGCACGGTTAATAATAAGTTTTAAGTTAAAATCTTGGCTTTCAATCTCGGTACTGATAATTTTAATTAACCCGTAAGCATCGGTAATAGCGGTAGGCTCGGGGGTGGTAACAATTAACACATCATCGGCGGCCTCGACAAAACTAAGCACGTTACCCGATACGCCGGCGGAAGTATCCACAATTAAAATATCGGCATAAGCCAGTTCTTGCAGCTGGGTAACAAAGTTTTGCCGTTCATCTTCATCAAGATTGGCAATTTTAGAAAAACCCGAAGCTCCCGGTACTATCTGAATACCGTAATTAGTTTCTATAATTACCTCACGCATAGTTTTTTGCTTACGCACCACGTGATAAAGGTTATATTTAGGGATAACCCCCATAATAACATTAATATTGGCAAGGCCTAAATCGGCATCCATGACAATAACTTTTTTGCCCAGTCTAGCGTAAGCTAAAGCCAAATTAACCGACACATTGGTTTTACCTACTCCACCCTTACCGGAGGCAATGGTTATAATACGTAATTTTTTATCGTTATGCTCGGGGGTGAGCGATTTCATCATTGCCCGTAGCTCTTCAGCCTGATCTGCCATTTATTTACTTACCTCAATTAGCTATCAACTCTTAACTATCCGTTATCAACTAAATATAGTCGTTTTCTTCATCTAGCTGTCTAATTATTTTATCGACAACTCGTTTATTAAAACCACTTAATTTACGCCAAATAGGCACAATACTCGCCGCTTCTATCTCGCTAATACCCACGTTTTGCCCGGTAGTTATATAAGCAATGGCCTCGCGTTTTTCTATTAACGGCGTAAGCACCGTACCAATACGTTTAGTTTCATCAAGCTTAGTTAAAATAATAGCTTTATAATTTAATACTTTAAACATACTTAAAATTTCGGCCACATCGCTTTCTTTAGTGCTGGCGCTTATGCACAGGTACACATCTTTTTGCAAGCCAAACTTAGTTAAAGCTTCGCTTAAATTAGCCAACGTTACCACCGCAAAAGGGCTGCTGCCGGAAGTATCTACAAAAACCACATCGGCCTCGCGGGTTTCGTCTATCGCTTTGTTTAAATCTTCAAAATCGTTTACCCAAATGGCCGAAGTATGTAATATTTTAGCATAAGTATTTAATTGCTCATTAGCCCCTATTTTAAAGTTATCCATATTAATAAACCTAATGGCCACTTTGCCGTCGCGGTTTACTTTGTGGTCGTCGGCATTAATGGCGGCCAACTTAACGATGGTAGTAGTTTTGCCTACTCCCGTTGGCCCCACCAAAATAAAGATACGCGGCTTAGCCCGTAGGGTGCTTTTATAAAAACTCATCTTACTGCGCAGTTCTTTTAACACCAGCTCTTCGACATAATCGCCGTCTTCGGCTTCGGTTAAAGATAAATCATTTTTAACGCTGTTAATTAACTCATCGGCAAATTTGTCCGAAAAATCGTTTTCTTGCCTTAAAACAGCTTTAATCCTGCCCAGCTCGCCGCTAAGCTCTTCTTTACGGGTTTTTTCGCGTTTATTACGTTTTTCGTCTTCGCTTAGTTTTTGCTGAATATCGGCCAGCTGTTTGGTTATTTCACCTAAAACTTCATCACGTTTTTCGTCTTTAACCAGCTCGGCAGCTTTAATAATATCGCTGGGCGAAGGAGTAACCACACTTTTCGTGGGCGGGTTAAGCCAAACATCTACCTCGAAGCTGCGCTTAGAGCCCAGCCCCAATACTCCCAGTTTTTCCACCGTGCGCGAGCTAATCACTTTAATATCGTTACCATATTGCAGTTTAGCTTTGGTAATGGCATCATCATAACTAATAGTAGAGATAACTTTTACAACATTAGTACTCAATTTAGTTTAATCTCACTTCCCCAAGCACCTCTAGCTGCACATCACTGGTTATCTCTAGGCTGGCCAATACCGTAAGCGATGGGTCGGCTTTAAGGGCGCTGGCTTTGACAAAAGGCCTAGCCTCTGCCGAAGCGCATAAAATAATAGGATAATAACCTTCGTTACGCACCGCTTGAACGGTATTTAACAGGGCATTTATCCACGCCCTATGTTGCTCTATACTCATAGTGCTTTTTAAGCTGCTGCCGCTGCTTACATAGTTGGCTTCCATAATCATAGCCTCTAGGCTTGGTTCTATGGTAATAACGCGTAAGATACGGTCGTCATCTACATATTGGTTAGTAATTTGCCTGCTTAAAGCAATACGCACCTTTTCACCTAAAAAGTTTACATCGGTACTTACAGCGGCATAATCGCTGATGGTTTCTAAAATTGTTACAATATCGCGGATAGATACCCGTTCACCCAGCAGCATTTGTAATATTTTTTGCAAGCTGGCCGTATTAAAGCCTTGTATACTATTAATGGCATCTACCACCGCCGGATACTTTTTACGCAGCTCGTCTAAAATATTTTGCGTTTCTTGGC harbors:
- a CDS encoding purine-nucleoside phosphorylase translates to MTAHNQAKLGDIAPSVLLPGDPLRAKFIAENFLTDATCYNTVRNMLGYTGYYKGQKISVQGTGMGIPSASIYINELLAGYG
- a CDS encoding signal peptidase II, encoding MNVNAKRALPFILTAIIIIIDQLTKAFIVANIPLGWPLTIYFSAFDGFFQIIHVRNPGVIFSIGANLPDGVRTFAFSIIPLIVLVILITTIILTPAQFNQVKAKLRLKPSNEESFTPLQRWALAIIIGGGIGNIIDRIFRPDGVVDFIDIRFFGLSGLENIPLLRILSWQRFPTFNIADSAVTIGVVILLISFIQDFKKDKNKE
- a CDS encoding Nif3-like dinuclear metal center hexameric protein — encoded protein: MKLQQLDKELKTLFEAEKFSYDPSLNGIQLGDTKANITKVAFALDVSAAAINLAVKQQANLLFVHHGLFWGEPSKAISGSYYNNIKKLIENNIALYAMHLPLDAHPIFGNNMTVANRAGLSDIEVIDGIGFGGKLEKPANVLELAAKVYGSEGVTIWPFKEEVTKIAVIVGGATTIFQKVYGLGYEAIITGEVKHSLYHFCAENNFSVMAGGHYQSEMPGLIAFKNYFTNHFNLETTLIDLPTGC
- a CDS encoding MBL fold metallo-hydrolase; the protein is MSKLTLKFLGTGTSDGIPVIGCSCPVCLSANPKDKRLRTGLYLTSGETSLLLDASPDLREQALKHHITHFDAVLLSHNHCDHSSGLNEMRRFNQLMQGKTIPLYANQATIEELKITYDYFFNPKQPGGGIPAMTFNVITGSIRINELTITPIPVKHGGLDILGYLITNGNSRLAFITDASYISTESFALLSNIDTLVLNALRYRPHNTHFNIEEAIVIAQKIKANKSYFIHFTHDVEYAKLSNELPPGLYAAYDGLTIEI
- a CDS encoding MinD/ParA family protein; this encodes MADQAEELRAMMKSLTPEHNDKKLRIITIASGKGGVGKTNVSVNLALAYARLGKKVIVMDADLGLANINVIMGVIPKYNLYHVVRKQKTMREVIIETNYGIQIVPGASGFSKIANLDEDERQNFVTQLQELAYADILIVDTSAGVSGNVLSFVEAADDVLIVTTPEPTAITDAYGLIKIISTEIESQDFNLKLIINRAQSVTEAKKVQQRVIAIASQFLNLKLDYLGFIYDDPVVSQSVRKQVPFLVAEPKSRPSECVMHIVSKLEKIDYRSEGSGMAKLVRKFLNPRHSYE